One Shewanella sp. MR-4 DNA window includes the following coding sequences:
- a CDS encoding GNAT family N-acetyltransferase produces the protein MQVAQTPRLLLRQLTPDDASFILVLLNTQGFIDNIGDKGVRSLQDAKDYIANGPAISYREHGFGLFAVVLAENGFPIGICGLIKRPTLADVDLGYAFLPQYWGKGYAFEAAKASLEFGKTLGIERIVAIVSPHNQASKSLLNKLGMSFETLLQLTPNDAPVELFS, from the coding sequence ATGCAAGTTGCCCAAACCCCAAGATTGCTGCTGCGGCAGTTAACGCCCGATGATGCGTCATTTATTTTGGTATTACTCAATACCCAAGGATTTATCGATAATATCGGCGATAAGGGCGTGCGTAGTTTGCAGGATGCCAAGGACTATATCGCCAATGGACCCGCGATTAGCTATCGCGAGCATGGTTTTGGCTTGTTTGCCGTGGTGCTGGCCGAAAATGGTTTTCCGATTGGCATTTGCGGCCTGATTAAACGGCCAACGCTGGCGGATGTGGACTTAGGCTATGCCTTTTTGCCGCAGTATTGGGGTAAAGGTTATGCGTTTGAAGCCGCTAAGGCCTCACTGGAGTTTGGTAAAACCTTAGGGATTGAACGGATTGTCGCGATCGTCAGCCCGCATAATCAGGCCTCTAAGTCGCTGCTGAATAAATTAGGCATGTCGTTTGAAACCCTGTTGCAGCTTACTCCTAACGATGCGCCGGTGGAGTTATTTAGCTAA
- a CDS encoding NAD(P)H nitroreductase, with translation MDAIELLLTRQSTPRLTAPAPNEHELKIILDAAIRVPDHGALAPWEFIIATGQGLDTLADIYVNAAKASGADEDFINKARGMPMRAPMVITVVAKTQQHPKVPVLEQQIAAGCATMAMQQAAFALGLGAVWRTGDFAFDANVNTALGLAPEDQIVGFLYVGTPAVAAPKKPQKDGSQYARYL, from the coding sequence TTGGACGCTATCGAACTTTTACTCACCCGCCAATCCACTCCAAGATTAACCGCGCCTGCGCCCAACGAGCATGAGCTTAAAATCATTTTAGATGCGGCGATTCGAGTGCCAGATCATGGCGCCTTAGCACCGTGGGAATTTATTATTGCCACAGGCCAAGGGTTAGACACCTTAGCAGATATCTATGTTAACGCGGCCAAAGCCAGCGGCGCCGATGAAGATTTTATCAATAAAGCCAGAGGGATGCCGATGCGCGCTCCTATGGTGATTACAGTTGTGGCGAAAACCCAACAGCACCCTAAAGTGCCAGTGCTTGAGCAGCAAATCGCTGCGGGCTGCGCCACAATGGCGATGCAGCAAGCGGCATTCGCGCTAGGATTAGGCGCTGTGTGGCGCACCGGGGATTTTGCCTTCGACGCCAACGTGAATACGGCATTAGGCTTAGCGCCAGAGGATCAAATCGTCGGCTTTTTATACGTGGGCACCCCAGCGGTAGCCGCACCGAAAAAACCGCAAAAGGATGGCAGCCAGTACGCCCGCTACCTATAA